In the Chroococcidiopsis sp. SAG 2025 genome, one interval contains:
- the psbP gene encoding photosystem II reaction center PsbP — translation MLKRIASILLVVLMALSLSSCVLSTAGLKSFVDSVDGYEFLYPNGWLPVKVTDGPDIVLHDLIETTENASVVIGSIADGKTLADLGTPGDVGYKLGKSAIAPPDSGREAELVNAGQQDYNGKTYYILEYAVKLPNRQQRHNLASVAVSRGKLFTFNASTTEQRWQKAAPKLQQMVKSFTVY, via the coding sequence ATGTTGAAACGGATTGCATCGATTTTACTTGTAGTACTGATGGCGCTGAGTCTATCAAGTTGCGTACTATCAACTGCTGGACTCAAAAGCTTTGTCGATAGCGTTGATGGATATGAGTTTTTGTACCCTAATGGCTGGCTTCCAGTTAAAGTGACAGACGGTCCCGATATCGTATTGCACGATTTGATTGAAACCACAGAAAATGCTTCTGTCGTTATCGGTTCCATCGCAGATGGCAAAACCCTAGCCGATTTGGGAACTCCTGGCGATGTGGGTTATAAACTCGGCAAAAGCGCGATCGCACCCCCCGATTCAGGACGAGAAGCAGAATTAGTCAATGCTGGGCAGCAAGACTATAACGGGAAAACTTACTACATACTAGAATATGCTGTAAAGTTACCCAATCGGCAACAACGGCACAACCTTGCTAGTGTTGCCGTTAGTCGTGGCAAACTCTTTACTTTCAACGCCTCCACCACGGAACAGCGTTGGCAAAAAGCCGCACCAAAGCTACAGCAAATGGTTAAGTCTTTTACAGTATATTAA
- the aspS gene encoding aspartate--tRNA ligase, producing MRTHYCGDLRTEDIGATVTLYGWVDRRRDHGGVIFLDLRDRTGLVQIVSDPQRTPDSYRQAEALRNEYVVCITGRVTQRPPESLNPKLPTGEVEIYADKIELLNAVSKQLPFQVSTAETEPVREELRLKYRYLDLRRDRMNRNLQLRHQVIKAMRRFLEDAQGFIEIETPVLTRSTPEGARDYLVPSRANPGEWFALPQSPQLFKQLLMVSGFDRYYQIARCFRDEDLRADRQPEFTQLDMEMSFMSQEEILELNESLVCHIFQTVKGIDLPRPFPRLTYAEAMARYGSDKPDTRFDLELVDVSDLVKDSGFKVFSSAVKSGGIVKILPIPNGNEAISNVRIKPGGDLFKEAESAGAKGLAYIRVREDGEIDTIGAIKDNLSPEQKQELLSRTGAEPGHLLLFGAGVTDVVNKTLDRLRQVIGCELGHIDPSKINLLWVTDFPMFEWNADEKRLEALHHPFTAPHPDDLNDLKTARAQAYDLIFNGFEVGGGSLRIYQREVQEQVFAAIGLSMEEAYNKFGFLLEAFEYGTPPHGGIAYGLDRLVMLLAGEESIRDAIAFPKTQQARCLLTDAPSGVDAKQLKELHVASTYQPKVGVGSQ from the coding sequence ATGCGAACCCACTATTGCGGCGACCTCCGCACAGAAGATATTGGAGCAACAGTTACCCTGTATGGTTGGGTAGACCGTCGCCGCGATCACGGAGGAGTGATTTTCTTAGATTTGCGCGATCGCACGGGACTCGTCCAAATTGTCAGCGATCCCCAACGCACTCCCGATTCATATCGTCAAGCGGAAGCCCTGCGGAACGAGTATGTGGTCTGCATTACGGGTAGAGTTACCCAGCGTCCTCCAGAATCTCTCAACCCCAAGCTACCGACAGGGGAAGTCGAAATCTACGCCGATAAAATTGAGTTGCTCAACGCTGTCAGCAAACAGCTGCCCTTTCAAGTCAGTACGGCTGAAACCGAGCCAGTACGGGAAGAATTGCGCCTCAAGTATCGATATTTAGATTTGCGCCGCGATCGCATGAATCGCAACCTGCAACTACGCCACCAAGTTATCAAAGCCATGCGCCGTTTTCTAGAAGACGCACAAGGCTTCATTGAAATCGAAACACCAGTACTTACCCGTTCTACACCCGAAGGCGCGAGAGACTACTTGGTTCCCAGTCGCGCCAACCCCGGTGAATGGTTTGCCCTGCCACAATCGCCGCAATTATTCAAGCAATTGCTCATGGTATCCGGGTTTGACCGCTACTATCAAATTGCCCGTTGCTTCCGCGATGAAGATTTACGGGCAGATCGTCAGCCAGAATTTACCCAACTAGACATGGAAATGAGTTTCATGTCTCAAGAAGAAATTTTGGAGCTTAATGAAAGTTTAGTTTGTCATATTTTTCAGACAGTTAAAGGGATCGATCTACCCCGTCCTTTCCCCCGCCTCACCTACGCCGAAGCAATGGCACGCTACGGTAGCGATAAACCCGACACCCGCTTCGATCTGGAATTAGTCGATGTCTCCGATCTCGTCAAAGACTCCGGCTTCAAAGTCTTTTCTAGTGCTGTAAAATCTGGCGGGATTGTCAAAATTCTGCCTATTCCCAACGGCAATGAAGCCATTTCCAACGTACGGATCAAACCAGGCGGCGATTTATTTAAGGAAGCCGAAAGCGCAGGTGCAAAGGGACTTGCTTATATTCGCGTCCGTGAAGATGGGGAAATCGACACAATTGGTGCAATTAAAGACAACCTCAGCCCCGAACAAAAACAAGAACTCTTGAGTCGCACTGGGGCAGAACCAGGACACTTATTACTATTTGGTGCTGGAGTTACGGATGTAGTCAACAAAACTCTAGACCGCTTGCGACAAGTTATCGGCTGCGAATTGGGGCATATCGACCCCAGCAAAATCAATTTGTTGTGGGTGACAGATTTCCCCATGTTTGAATGGAATGCCGACGAAAAGCGTCTAGAAGCGTTACACCATCCCTTTACAGCCCCCCATCCCGACGACCTAAACGACCTCAAAACAGCCCGCGCCCAAGCTTACGACTTAATATTCAACGGCTTTGAAGTCGGTGGCGGAAGCTTGCGGATTTATCAACGGGAAGTTCAAGAACAGGTCTTTGCCGCAATTGGCTTGTCGATGGAAGAAGCTTATAACAAGTTTGGCTTTCTCCTAGAAGCATTTGAATACGGCACTCCTCCCCACGGCGGGATCGCCTACGGATTAGACCGTTTGGTAATGTTACTAGCAGGGGAAGAATCAATTCGGGATGCGATCGCTTTTCCAAAAACGCAACAAGCTCGTTGTCTATTAACTGATGCACCCTCTGGAGTGGACGCAAAACAGTTGAAAGAATTACACGTCGCTTCGACTTATCAACCAAAAGTAGGAGTAGGGAGTCAGTGA